A genomic segment from Bradysia coprophila strain Holo2 chromosome III, BU_Bcop_v1, whole genome shotgun sequence encodes:
- the LOC119077632 gene encoding proteasome subunit beta type-4 gives MFGTNDIYSPLWHNGPKPGAFYDFPASSTTDASDAGFKRTSQPITTGSSVIAFKYDSGVIIGADTLVSYGKLLRYRDVDRVFKINDHTIIGVGGEYADFQFIKKHIDQKVTEDYCYDDKMELKPKSLFNWLTRVLYNKRCRFEPLWIDVVIGGMQDGVPFLGHVDYRGRAYEDASIATGYGKHLALPLIREKTEHQTGPLNAERALDLSKRCMEVMYYRDCQGYSQYKLAICDGQGAKVDGPISVSENWDFALNVKGC, from the exons atgtttggaaCAAACGATATTTACTCTCCACTGTGGCATAATGGGCCGAAGCCTGGTGCATTTTACGATTTCCCTGCGTCATCGACCACAGACGCCTCAGATGCCGGATTCAAGCGTACCTC TCAACCAATTACGACCGGCTCATCTGTGATTGCTTTCAAATACGACAGTGGTGTTATAATCGGAGCCGATACATTAGTCTCCTACGGGAAATTGCTGCGCTACCGTGATGTCGATCGAGTGTTCAAAATAAACGATCACACAATCATCGGAGTCGGTGGCGAATATGCCGACTTTCAATTCATCAAAAAGCACATCGATCAGAAGGTCACTGAAGACTATTGCTACGATGACAAAATGGAATTGAAGCCAAAGTCATTGTTCAATTGGCTGACCAGAGTCTTGTACAACAAACGTTGTCGCTTCGAACCGCTGTGGATCGATGTGGTCATTGGCGGTATGCAAGATGGTGTACCATTTTTGGGACACGTTGATTACCGAGGACGTGCATACGAAGATGCGTCCATTGCCACCGGTTATGGTAAACATTTAGCATTGCCGTTGATACGAGAGAAAACCGAACATCAAACTGGACCATTGAATGCCGAGCGGGCTCTTGATTTG TCCAAGAGGTGCATGGAAGTGATGTACTACCGTGATTGTCAAGGTTATTCCCAATATAAGCTGGCTATTTGCGATGGCCAGGGAGCCAAGGTTGACGGACCGATAAGTGTGTCAGAGAATTGGGATTTCGCGTTGAACGTCAAAGGTTGTTAA
- the LOC119077651 gene encoding uncharacterized protein LOC119077651 translates to MSAKNEEAQNILPQSLGKLEIVPPITKDQEHHAPPVNLNPFLRNNPEQEISSSERERLFGPSCNCTQTNRTAATTNKELTIKKCTQFKPRKRHEFILKQPMLKTFVRCLHHCHKERKNILSGNESHSMEKHTSVTEPSMDGAKCNWSLRNEFDVDFKSLNLSENEPCTSSCDLHKSYSFRYAQSERKLRSMNEETTPATTSNDRTNQQNISCSQQAVQAIWSPSTNGDVTTDELACYFETIVHIPKKMSTMAEMMYI, encoded by the coding sequence ATGTCTGCGAAAAACGAGGAAGCACAGAACATTCTACCACAATCATTGGGCAAACTGGAAATTGTTCCACCGATTACAAAGGACCAGGAACATCATGCACCGCCAGTgaatttaaatccatttttacGCAACAATCCGGAACAAGAAATCAGTTCAAGTGAACGGGAAAGATTGTTTGGTCCGTCGTGTAACTGTACACAAACAAACCGAACCGCAGCTACCACAAACAAAGAACTCACCATAAAGAAGTGTACACAATTCAAGCCGAGAAAACGGCACGAATTTATACTGAAACAGCCGATGCTGAAAACGTTTGTGAGATGCCTGCATCACTGCCACAAGGagaggaaaaatattttgtctggAAACGAAAGTCATTCGATGGAAAAGCATACCAGTGTAACGGAACCGTCAATGGACGGGGCCAAATGTAATTGGAGCCTGAGAAACGAGTTTgatgttgatttcaaatcgtTAAATCTGTCTGAGAATGAACCGTGTACATCGTCGTGTGATCTGCATAAATCCTATAGTTTTAGATACGCTCAAAGCGAACGAAAATTGCGGTCGATGAACGAAGAAACAACGCCCGCAACTACGTCAAATGATCGAACAAATCAGCAAAATATTAGCTGCTCACAACAGGCTGTACAGGCGATATGGAGTCCATCAACCAATGGTGATGTTACTACCGATGAATTAGCATGCTATTTTGAAACTATCGTTCACATACCTAAGAAAATGTCCACAATGGCAGAAATGATGTATATTTGA